Proteins encoded in a region of the Rhodococcus sp. SBT000017 genome:
- a CDS encoding PPA1309 family protein, protein MAEALARCAREVADFVEAGGWHQAPQMFALVPTAALAAAEPGLLDDLADGAALTPIQQHSLPEDITGGSPALDEFLATSTWPEGVVGCALVQEIVVLPPAAESTLDDALMPLLADPDAADEAARSAAENHPEKRDARLIVAVLKDGPSLTLLQLHPDEDADPFAPIDLRIAPDLAPNVVHGLYATFDVVDDDD, encoded by the coding sequence GTGGCCGAGGCTCTGGCTCGATGTGCTCGCGAAGTGGCGGATTTCGTCGAGGCAGGCGGTTGGCACCAGGCCCCGCAGATGTTCGCGTTGGTACCCACCGCAGCGCTCGCCGCGGCAGAGCCCGGACTCCTCGACGATCTTGCCGACGGCGCTGCACTGACTCCCATTCAGCAACATTCGCTGCCCGAGGACATCACCGGCGGCTCCCCCGCCCTGGACGAGTTCCTGGCCACCTCCACATGGCCCGAAGGTGTCGTCGGATGCGCACTGGTCCAGGAGATCGTGGTCCTTCCCCCCGCCGCCGAATCGACACTCGACGATGCCTTGATGCCGTTGCTCGCCGATCCCGATGCGGCCGACGAGGCAGCGCGCTCGGCTGCCGAGAACCATCCCGAGAAACGGGATGCTCGATTGATCGTCGCCGTCCTCAAGGACGGTCCGTCCTTGACTCTGCTGCAGTTGCACCCGGACGAGGACGCCGATCCATTCGCGCCCATCGACCTTCGCATCGCGCCGGACCTGGCCCCCAACGTCGTGCACGGCCTCTACGCGACGTTCGACGTCGTCGACGACGACGACTAG